Proteins encoded by one window of Cryptosporangium aurantiacum:
- a CDS encoding ABC transporter permease encodes MSTLAHGLSDSTTMLKRTLRHTLRDPIWLGASIATPTLFLLLFRYLFGNAIAAGSGESGAYVDYVMPGILVLAIATSASATAVSVSADGAKGIIGRFRTMAIARTSVLTGHAVANVIRTGVSVVLVLAIGLLIGFRPSASVVEWLLTAGLLVLLSTAVSWLAITIGLAFSTPESANSMSLLIQFLPFLSSTFVPPESMSPGVRWFAEHQPYTPVIETVRGLLLGDTIGNQAWWAVGWCVGLALVGYFGARARFAR; translated from the coding sequence ATGAGCACGCTCGCCCACGGCCTGTCCGACTCGACGACGATGCTGAAGCGGACCCTGCGCCACACGCTGCGGGATCCGATCTGGCTCGGCGCGTCGATCGCCACCCCGACGCTGTTCCTGCTGCTGTTCCGGTACCTCTTCGGGAACGCGATCGCGGCGGGTTCCGGGGAAAGCGGCGCGTACGTCGATTACGTGATGCCCGGCATTCTCGTACTGGCGATCGCGACCAGCGCCAGCGCGACCGCGGTCAGCGTCTCGGCGGACGGCGCGAAAGGCATCATCGGCCGGTTCCGCACGATGGCGATCGCCCGCACGTCGGTGCTGACCGGCCACGCGGTCGCCAACGTCATCCGGACCGGCGTCTCGGTCGTGCTGGTGCTGGCGATCGGACTGCTGATCGGGTTCCGGCCGTCCGCGTCGGTGGTCGAGTGGCTGCTCACGGCCGGTCTGCTCGTGCTGCTGTCGACGGCGGTCAGCTGGCTGGCGATCACGATCGGACTGGCGTTCTCGACGCCGGAGAGCGCGAATTCGATGTCGCTGCTGATCCAGTTCCTGCCGTTCCTGAGCAGCACGTTCGTCCCGCCCGAGTCGATGTCCCCCGGAGTGCGGTGGTTCGCCGAGCATCAGCCGTACACCCCGGTCATCGAGACCGTGCGTGGCCTGCTGCTGGGCGACACGATCGGGAACCAGGCCTGGTGGGCGGTGGGCTGGTGCGTCGGGCTGGCCCTGGTCGGCTACTTCGGAGCCCGGGCCCGGTTCGCGCGGTAG
- a CDS encoding ATP-binding cassette domain-containing protein, with amino-acid sequence MTPAIAATGLSKSFGDHTVLNGVDLTVPEGTIFSLLGPNGAGKTTTVHILSTLLAPDGGSARIGGCDLASDPAGVRAAIGVTGQFAAVDDVLTGVENLQLMAELHHLGRREGKRRTTALLEQFDLTEVAMKQPSTYSGGMRRRLDLAMGLVGRPRVLFLDEPTTGLDPRSRRTMWQIIRGLAADGVTIFLTTQYLDEADDLADRIAVLDGGALVAEGTPAELKRLVPGGHAELRFGDADALARAAALLAESTSDGDTLTLRVPTDGGVTSLRDLLGRLEHDAIEVTEFAVHLPDLDDVFFALTGDDNR; translated from the coding sequence ATGACACCGGCCATCGCCGCGACCGGCCTGTCGAAGTCGTTCGGTGACCACACCGTGTTGAACGGTGTCGACCTCACCGTTCCCGAGGGCACGATCTTCTCGCTGCTCGGCCCGAACGGCGCGGGCAAGACCACGACCGTTCACATCCTGTCGACGCTGCTCGCCCCGGACGGTGGTTCGGCGCGGATCGGCGGGTGCGACCTGGCGTCCGACCCCGCGGGGGTGCGGGCCGCGATCGGCGTCACCGGGCAATTTGCCGCAGTGGACGACGTCCTCACCGGCGTGGAGAACCTGCAGCTGATGGCCGAGCTGCACCACCTGGGCCGGCGGGAGGGCAAGCGCCGCACCACCGCACTCCTTGAACAGTTCGACCTCACCGAGGTCGCGATGAAACAGCCGTCCACGTACTCCGGCGGCATGCGGCGCCGTCTCGACCTGGCGATGGGCCTGGTCGGAAGGCCGCGCGTGCTGTTCCTCGACGAACCGACCACCGGGCTCGACCCGCGCAGCCGCCGCACGATGTGGCAGATCATCCGGGGCCTGGCCGCCGACGGCGTCACGATCTTCCTCACCACGCAGTACCTGGACGAGGCCGACGATCTGGCCGACCGGATCGCGGTGCTGGACGGCGGCGCGCTCGTCGCGGAGGGAACCCCGGCCGAGCTCAAGCGGCTCGTCCCCGGCGGCCACGCCGAACTGCGCTTCGGCGACGCGGACGCGCTGGCCAGGGCGGCCGCGCTGCTCGCAGAATCCACGTCGGACGGCGACACGCTCACGCTGCGCGTGCCCACCGACGGCGGCGTCACGTCGCTGCGAGATCTGCTCGGGCGGCTGGAGCACGACGCGATCGAGGTGACCGAGTTCGCGGTCCACCTGCCCGACCTCGACGACGTCTTCTTCGCGCTGACGGGAGACGACAACCGATGA
- a CDS encoding winged helix-turn-helix transcriptional regulator, with the protein MPMRLEGPLADRSRWQASACSIGKAMDVVGTRSAMLLIREAFYGTTRFDDFAARVGITDAIASARLKELVAAGIFTKRPYREPGQRTRYEYVLTPMGQDLLPAVLALMRWGDRYLQTDGEGPLAVVEDTTGEPVEVRARSASGTDLDADGLRVRVNRRVVSPR; encoded by the coding sequence ATGCCGATGAGACTCGAAGGACCGCTCGCCGACCGATCGCGGTGGCAGGCGTCCGCGTGCTCGATCGGTAAAGCGATGGACGTCGTCGGGACGCGCTCGGCGATGCTGCTGATCCGCGAGGCGTTCTACGGCACGACCCGGTTCGACGACTTCGCGGCGCGGGTCGGGATCACCGACGCGATCGCGTCCGCCCGGCTCAAGGAGCTGGTCGCGGCCGGCATCTTCACCAAGCGCCCGTACCGCGAGCCCGGTCAGCGCACCCGGTACGAGTACGTGCTGACGCCGATGGGGCAGGACCTGCTGCCCGCGGTGCTCGCGCTGATGCGGTGGGGCGACCGGTACCTCCAGACCGACGGTGAGGGGCCGCTCGCGGTGGTCGAGGACACCACCGGCGAGCCGGTCGAGGTGCGCGCCCGCTCGGCGTCCGGCACCGACCTCGATGCCGACGGGCTCCGCGTCCGGGTGAACCGACGCGTGGTTTCACCGCGCTGA
- a CDS encoding DHA2 family efflux MFS transporter permease subunit, translating into MQKSSQSVLALLCGAPFLAGLDLFVVNVAFGDIGRSIPGHSLGELSWILNGYAIVYAALLVPVGRWADRVGNKPVFVAGLVVFTAASAAAAASPSLAALVGFRIVQAIGAAALTPTSMGLLIHAVPAERRAVAVRIWAASNALAAALGPVVGGLLVELSWRWIFLINVPLGIILVLGTLRRVPDHRVADPDRDLDLVGAALLTLGIGALAFGLVEGNSRGWSSTGILAAFAVAAVALVLFAVHSARHASPLVDPALFRVRPFAWASVATAVFSASFAAGLLALILWLQDVWNYSAIETGLAIAPGPLMVPLFALGGAGLIRRIPPGRLAAVGCLLWAVGSILIVTSIETKPAYLTEVLPGWLICGVGVGLALPTILASATAQLPPARSATGSAVVNMGRQVGTVLGVSVLVAVLGTATPDEFRQAWWVVAAVAALSAVTALGLSRRRAAVVAAPAQTGAPASPGVPASPGALAQTGATPQADAVPHASAPPHASAPPPTGAAQTDALAGVAAEAEEGAR; encoded by the coding sequence ATGCAGAAGTCAAGTCAGAGCGTTCTCGCCCTGCTATGCGGTGCGCCGTTCCTTGCGGGCCTCGACCTGTTCGTGGTCAACGTCGCGTTCGGCGACATCGGCCGAAGCATCCCCGGCCACTCGCTCGGCGAGCTGAGCTGGATCCTCAACGGGTACGCGATCGTCTACGCCGCGCTGCTCGTCCCGGTCGGACGATGGGCCGACCGGGTCGGCAACAAGCCCGTGTTCGTCGCCGGGCTCGTCGTCTTCACCGCGGCGAGCGCGGCCGCCGCCGCGAGCCCCTCGCTCGCCGCGCTGGTCGGGTTCCGGATCGTGCAGGCCATCGGCGCCGCCGCGCTGACCCCGACCAGCATGGGACTGTTGATCCACGCGGTGCCAGCCGAACGGCGCGCGGTCGCGGTCCGGATCTGGGCCGCGTCGAACGCGCTCGCCGCCGCGCTCGGACCGGTCGTCGGCGGCTTGCTCGTCGAACTGTCGTGGCGGTGGATCTTCCTGATCAACGTTCCGCTCGGGATCATCCTGGTGCTCGGGACGCTCCGGCGGGTGCCCGACCACCGGGTCGCCGATCCGGACCGGGACCTGGACCTGGTCGGCGCCGCGCTGCTCACGCTCGGGATCGGCGCGCTGGCGTTCGGCCTGGTGGAGGGCAACTCGCGGGGCTGGAGCAGCACCGGAATCCTGGCAGCGTTCGCGGTGGCAGCGGTGGCCCTGGTTCTCTTCGCTGTCCACAGTGCGCGGCACGCGTCGCCCCTGGTCGACCCGGCACTGTTCCGCGTGCGGCCGTTCGCCTGGGCGAGCGTCGCCACCGCGGTCTTCAGCGCGAGCTTCGCCGCGGGGCTGCTCGCCCTCATCCTCTGGCTGCAGGACGTGTGGAACTATTCGGCGATCGAGACCGGGCTGGCGATCGCGCCCGGCCCGTTGATGGTGCCGCTGTTCGCGCTCGGCGGTGCCGGCCTGATCCGGCGCATCCCGCCCGGTCGGCTGGCCGCCGTCGGCTGCCTCCTCTGGGCGGTCGGCAGCATCCTGATCGTGACGTCGATCGAAACGAAGCCCGCGTACCTGACCGAGGTGCTGCCGGGCTGGCTAATCTGCGGCGTCGGTGTGGGGTTGGCGCTGCCCACGATCCTCGCGTCCGCCACCGCGCAGCTCCCCCCGGCGCGGTCGGCGACCGGCAGCGCGGTCGTGAATATGGGCCGTCAGGTCGGCACCGTGCTCGGAGTGAGCGTGCTGGTCGCGGTACTGGGAACCGCGACGCCGGACGAGTTCCGGCAGGCATGGTGGGTGGTGGCCGCGGTAGCGGCGCTGTCCGCGGTAACCGCGCTAGGCCTCAGCCGGCGCCGCGCGGCAGTTGTCGCGGCACCGGCGCAGACCGGGGCCCCGGCGTCGCCCGGGGTACCGGCGTCGCCCGGGGCTCTGGCGCAGACGGGCGCGACACCGCAGGCAGACGCAGTGCCGCACGCAAGCGCACCACCGCACGCAAGCGCACCACCGCCGACGGGCGCAGCGCAGACGGATGCGCTCGCTGGAGTCGCGGCGGAAGCCGAGGAGGGCGCGCGATGA